A section of the Oncorhynchus gorbuscha isolate QuinsamMale2020 ecotype Even-year linkage group LG06, OgorEven_v1.0, whole genome shotgun sequence genome encodes:
- the LOC124038057 gene encoding NAD-dependent protein deacylase sirtuin-5, mitochondrial-like isoform X3 has protein sequence MIVRQFTSRGVTSHLCARFKETQNRPVMARPSSDLAAFREVFSKAKHVAILTGAGVSAESGVPTFRGEGGFWRKWQAQDLATPGAFSQNPSRVWEFYHYRREVMLTKSPNSAHVAIAECEARLQKQGRRVTVITQNIDELHRRAGSTNILEMHGSLFKTCCMSCGHVGVNHKSPICAALEGKGAPDPNTSDAQIPPHDLPRCEQGGCSGLLRPNVVWFGETLDSDILTRVEEELDLCDLCLVVGTSSIVYPAAMFAPQVAARGIPVAEFNMEETPATMRFRFHFQGPCGTTLPPALARHHNEP, from the exons ATGATTGTACGTCAGTTCACCAGCAGAGGCGTCACCTCTCATCTGTGTGCCCGATTTAAAGAGACCCAGAACAGACCGGTCATGGCCAGACCCAGCTCcg ACCTAGCAGCGTTCCGAGAGGTGTTCTCGAAAGCCAAACACGTGGCCATCTTGACGGGAGCAGGGGTTAGTGCTGAGAGTGGGGTCCCAACCTTCAGAGGAGAAGGAGGCTTCTGGAGGAAATGGCAAGCCCAG GACCTGGCCACCCCTGGGGCGTTCAGTCAGAACCCATCCAGGGTGTGGGAGTTCTACCACTACCGCAGGGAGGTGATGCTGACGAAGAGCCCCAACTCGGCTCACGTGGCCATAGCAGAGTGTGAGGCCAGGCTGCAGAAACAGGGGCGCCGCGTCACCGTCATCACACAGAACATCGATGAGCTACATCGCCGAGCCGGATCCACCAACATTTTGGAGATGCATG GCAGTTTGTTTAAAACCTGCTGTATGAGCTGTGGTCATGTTGGGGTTAACCACAAGAGTCCCATCTGTGCTGCCCTGGAAGGCAAAGG TGCTCCAGACCCCAACACCAGTGATGCTCAGATCCCTCCTCATGACTTACCCAG GTGTGAGCAGGGTGGCTGTAGTGGTCTGCTCAGGCCTAATGTGGTCTGGTTCGGGGAGACTCTGGACTCCGACATCCTGACTCGTGTTGAAGAGGAACTAGACCTCTGTGACCTCTGCCTAGTG GTAGGTACGTCCTCCATAGTGTACCCAGCAGCCATGTTTGCTCCCCAGGTGGCGGCTAGAGGAATACCTGTAGCTGAATTTAACATGGAGGAAACACCCGCCACCATGCGCTTCAG GTTCCACTTCCAGGGCCCCTGTGGGACCACCCTGCCCCCTGCACTGGCACGCCACCACAATGAGCCCTGA
- the LOC124038057 gene encoding NAD-dependent protein deacylase sirtuin-5, mitochondrial-like isoform X1: MNIYPLTSQRGLRMSATCPSCYSKQDLQLTLMIVRQFTSRGVTSHLCARFKETQNRPVMARPSSDLAAFREVFSKAKHVAILTGAGVSAESGVPTFRGEGGFWRKWQAQDLATPGAFSQNPSRVWEFYHYRREVMLTKSPNSAHVAIAECEARLQKQGRRVTVITQNIDELHRRAGSTNILEMHGSLFKTCCMSCGHVGVNHKSPICAALEGKGAPDPNTSDAQIPPHDLPRCEQGGCSGLLRPNVVWFGETLDSDILTRVEEELDLCDLCLVVGTSSIVYPAAMFAPQVAARGIPVAEFNMEETPATMRFRFHFQGPCGTTLPPALARHHNEP; this comes from the exons ATGAATATTTACCCTTTGACGAGCCAGAGAGGTCTGCGCATGTCTGCAACGTGTCCAAGTTGTTACAGCAAGCAAGATCTCCAG TTAACCCTGATGATTGTACGTCAGTTCACCAGCAGAGGCGTCACCTCTCATCTGTGTGCCCGATTTAAAGAGACCCAGAACAGACCGGTCATGGCCAGACCCAGCTCcg ACCTAGCAGCGTTCCGAGAGGTGTTCTCGAAAGCCAAACACGTGGCCATCTTGACGGGAGCAGGGGTTAGTGCTGAGAGTGGGGTCCCAACCTTCAGAGGAGAAGGAGGCTTCTGGAGGAAATGGCAAGCCCAG GACCTGGCCACCCCTGGGGCGTTCAGTCAGAACCCATCCAGGGTGTGGGAGTTCTACCACTACCGCAGGGAGGTGATGCTGACGAAGAGCCCCAACTCGGCTCACGTGGCCATAGCAGAGTGTGAGGCCAGGCTGCAGAAACAGGGGCGCCGCGTCACCGTCATCACACAGAACATCGATGAGCTACATCGCCGAGCCGGATCCACCAACATTTTGGAGATGCATG GCAGTTTGTTTAAAACCTGCTGTATGAGCTGTGGTCATGTTGGGGTTAACCACAAGAGTCCCATCTGTGCTGCCCTGGAAGGCAAAGG TGCTCCAGACCCCAACACCAGTGATGCTCAGATCCCTCCTCATGACTTACCCAG GTGTGAGCAGGGTGGCTGTAGTGGTCTGCTCAGGCCTAATGTGGTCTGGTTCGGGGAGACTCTGGACTCCGACATCCTGACTCGTGTTGAAGAGGAACTAGACCTCTGTGACCTCTGCCTAGTG GTAGGTACGTCCTCCATAGTGTACCCAGCAGCCATGTTTGCTCCCCAGGTGGCGGCTAGAGGAATACCTGTAGCTGAATTTAACATGGAGGAAACACCCGCCACCATGCGCTTCAG GTTCCACTTCCAGGGCCCCTGTGGGACCACCCTGCCCCCTGCACTGGCACGCCACCACAATGAGCCCTGA
- the LOC124038057 gene encoding NAD-dependent protein deacylase sirtuin-5, mitochondrial-like isoform X2, with amino-acid sequence MWVKTIFKHLMMTVLTLMIVRQFTSRGVTSHLCARFKETQNRPVMARPSSDLAAFREVFSKAKHVAILTGAGVSAESGVPTFRGEGGFWRKWQAQDLATPGAFSQNPSRVWEFYHYRREVMLTKSPNSAHVAIAECEARLQKQGRRVTVITQNIDELHRRAGSTNILEMHGSLFKTCCMSCGHVGVNHKSPICAALEGKGAPDPNTSDAQIPPHDLPRCEQGGCSGLLRPNVVWFGETLDSDILTRVEEELDLCDLCLVVGTSSIVYPAAMFAPQVAARGIPVAEFNMEETPATMRFRFHFQGPCGTTLPPALARHHNEP; translated from the exons ATGTGGGTCAAGACCATCTTCAAgcacttaatgatgacagtg TTAACCCTGATGATTGTACGTCAGTTCACCAGCAGAGGCGTCACCTCTCATCTGTGTGCCCGATTTAAAGAGACCCAGAACAGACCGGTCATGGCCAGACCCAGCTCcg ACCTAGCAGCGTTCCGAGAGGTGTTCTCGAAAGCCAAACACGTGGCCATCTTGACGGGAGCAGGGGTTAGTGCTGAGAGTGGGGTCCCAACCTTCAGAGGAGAAGGAGGCTTCTGGAGGAAATGGCAAGCCCAG GACCTGGCCACCCCTGGGGCGTTCAGTCAGAACCCATCCAGGGTGTGGGAGTTCTACCACTACCGCAGGGAGGTGATGCTGACGAAGAGCCCCAACTCGGCTCACGTGGCCATAGCAGAGTGTGAGGCCAGGCTGCAGAAACAGGGGCGCCGCGTCACCGTCATCACACAGAACATCGATGAGCTACATCGCCGAGCCGGATCCACCAACATTTTGGAGATGCATG GCAGTTTGTTTAAAACCTGCTGTATGAGCTGTGGTCATGTTGGGGTTAACCACAAGAGTCCCATCTGTGCTGCCCTGGAAGGCAAAGG TGCTCCAGACCCCAACACCAGTGATGCTCAGATCCCTCCTCATGACTTACCCAG GTGTGAGCAGGGTGGCTGTAGTGGTCTGCTCAGGCCTAATGTGGTCTGGTTCGGGGAGACTCTGGACTCCGACATCCTGACTCGTGTTGAAGAGGAACTAGACCTCTGTGACCTCTGCCTAGTG GTAGGTACGTCCTCCATAGTGTACCCAGCAGCCATGTTTGCTCCCCAGGTGGCGGCTAGAGGAATACCTGTAGCTGAATTTAACATGGAGGAAACACCCGCCACCATGCGCTTCAG GTTCCACTTCCAGGGCCCCTGTGGGACCACCCTGCCCCCTGCACTGGCACGCCACCACAATGAGCCCTGA